Proteins encoded within one genomic window of Hevea brasiliensis isolate MT/VB/25A 57/8 chromosome 8, ASM3005281v1, whole genome shotgun sequence:
- the LOC110639409 gene encoding THO complex subunit 4B isoform X1, with translation MSSSLDMSLDDIIHRCRGYRGGERNNNHFRGRDRGGASRSGSAPGPNRRFFQRDAIRHRPYPMLPPMVVPEPIMLPSGEANGESGTKLYISELDYGVSNDDIKLLFSDVGELKRYSIHYDKSGRSKGTAEVVFSRQTDALAAIERYNNVQLDGKPMKIELVGVNLFAPPMPVTASSNMGKSHGAFRSERPHAITPPHEVGSTSEYISLVGKGEKGLNNQVIKEAIELGDGDVVVFVVEDMPGSKGKRDAMVRS, from the exons ATGTCGAGCTCTCTCGACATGTCTCTAGATGACATAATCCACAGGTGCAGGGGATATCGAGGAGGAGAACGTAACAACAATCATTTTAGAGGTAGAGACAGAGGCGGAGCCTCCCGTTCTGGCTCCGCTCCTGGCCCTAATCGCCGGTTTTTCCAGCGTGACGCGATCAGGCACAGACCCTACCCAATGCTGCCT CCAATGGTAGTTCCGGAGCCGATAATGCTTCCTAGTGGAGAGGCTAATGGGGAGTCAGGCACTAAGCTCTACATATCAGAGTTGGATTATGGTGTTTCTAATGATGATATTAAG TTGCTTTTCTCTGATGTGGGTGAATTGAAAAGGTACTCAATCCATTATGATAAAAGTGGAAGATCAAAG GGGACAGCTGAAGTTGTCTTTTCACGCCAGACAGATGCTCTAGCAGCTATCGAGAGGTACAACAATGTTCAGCTTGATGGGAAGCCAATGAAAATTGAACTTGTTGGAGTTAATTTATTTGCTCCTCCTATGCCTGTAACTGCATCTAGTAACATGGGAAAATCGCATGGTGCCTTTAGAAG TGAGCGGCCACATGCAATAACTCCACCTCATGAGGTCGGCAGTACATCTGAATACATCTCATTGGTGGGAAAAGGGGAAAAGGGACTGAATAACCAAG TGATCAAGGAAGCTATAGAGCTAGGGGATGGGGACGTGGTGGTTTTCGTGGTCGAGGATATGCCAGGTTCCAAGGGCAAGAGAGACGCCATGGTGAGGAGTTAA
- the LOC110639409 gene encoding THO complex subunit 4B isoform X2 yields the protein MSSSLDMSLDDIIHRCRGYRGGERNNNHFRGRDRGGASRSGSAPGPNRRFFQRDAIRHRPYPMLPPMVVPEPIMLPSGEANGESGTKLYISELDYGVSNDDIKLLFSDVGELKRYSIHYDKSGRSKGTAEVVFSRQTDALAAIERYNNVQLDGKPMKIELVGVNLFAPPMPVTASSNMGKSHGAFRSDQGSYRARGWGRGGFRGRGYARFQGQERRHGEELTADKLDAELERYHLEAMRIS from the exons ATGTCGAGCTCTCTCGACATGTCTCTAGATGACATAATCCACAGGTGCAGGGGATATCGAGGAGGAGAACGTAACAACAATCATTTTAGAGGTAGAGACAGAGGCGGAGCCTCCCGTTCTGGCTCCGCTCCTGGCCCTAATCGCCGGTTTTTCCAGCGTGACGCGATCAGGCACAGACCCTACCCAATGCTGCCT CCAATGGTAGTTCCGGAGCCGATAATGCTTCCTAGTGGAGAGGCTAATGGGGAGTCAGGCACTAAGCTCTACATATCAGAGTTGGATTATGGTGTTTCTAATGATGATATTAAG TTGCTTTTCTCTGATGTGGGTGAATTGAAAAGGTACTCAATCCATTATGATAAAAGTGGAAGATCAAAG GGGACAGCTGAAGTTGTCTTTTCACGCCAGACAGATGCTCTAGCAGCTATCGAGAGGTACAACAATGTTCAGCTTGATGGGAAGCCAATGAAAATTGAACTTGTTGGAGTTAATTTATTTGCTCCTCCTATGCCTGTAACTGCATCTAGTAACATGGGAAAATCGCATGGTGCCTTTAGAAG TGATCAAGGAAGCTATAGAGCTAGGGGATGGGGACGTGGTGGTTTTCGTGGTCGAGGATATGCCAGGTTCCAAGGGCAAGAGAGACGCCATGGTGAGGAGTTAACTGCAGACAAGCTTGATGCTGAATTGGAGAGATACCATCTTGAAGCCATGCGAATAAGTTGA